A section of the Dehalobacter sp. DCM genome encodes:
- a CDS encoding TetR/AcrR family transcriptional regulator, translating into MPKYTKGYEMKHKIINAAKQLFYEKGLSSTKIIDICRLAGLKDSNFKYYYESKFDLANEISASLLIKTYRFIDSNMDRSVILDSYQKNLTSGMMYYSIILSDEKNISYYHEILKQKSVYSIMHKNVRRIYKRFAVDLNLDISIDDLKYISAADLGIRRELLLEYIDKEYDITPYELTSKIYTLTGRLFKIDENLTAEYINNALKFVHAHNFSHIKLLI; encoded by the coding sequence ATGCCCAAGTATACCAAGGGATACGAAATGAAGCATAAAATTATTAATGCTGCCAAGCAATTATTCTACGAAAAAGGACTATCCTCTACGAAAATAATTGATATCTGCAGGCTTGCGGGATTAAAAGATAGTAACTTCAAATATTACTATGAAAGCAAATTTGATCTTGCAAATGAAATTTCAGCCAGCTTGTTGATTAAGACATACCGTTTTATCGACTCAAACATGGACCGATCCGTAATATTGGACAGTTACCAGAAAAATTTAACGTCTGGAATGATGTATTATTCCATCATTTTAAGCGATGAAAAAAATATTTCCTATTATCATGAGATTTTAAAACAGAAATCTGTTTATAGTATTATGCATAAAAATGTTCGAAGGATATATAAACGTTTTGCTGTTGACTTGAATTTGGATATCAGTATTGATGATTTGAAATACATTTCCGCTGCGGATCTTGGCATCCGAAGAGAGCTGCTGCTTGAATACATCGATAAAGAATATGACATTACGCCATACGAATTGACTTCGAAAATCTATACCTTAACTGGACGGTTATTCAAAATCGACGAGAACCTAACTGCCGAATACATTAATAACGCCCTCAAATTCGTACACGCACATAATTTCTCGCATATAAAATTGCTTATTTAG
- the hypB gene encoding hydrogenase nickel incorporation protein HypB produces MDEVKIIEIKQSIFENNDQEANRLRERLRGERTFLLNLMSSPGAGKTTTLMRTIERLKDEMRIGIMEADIDSAVDAETIATTGVRCIQLHTGGMCHLDAGMTAQGIDELGTEDLDLVVLENVGNLVCPAEFDTGASKNAMILSVPEGDDKPLKYPLMFEVADVLIINKMDVLPYFNFNLEAVYQRAKKLNPAIDIFEVSAITGEGFDVWADWLRRNVAEWNQ; encoded by the coding sequence ATGGACGAAGTTAAGATAATCGAAATTAAACAAAGTATCTTTGAGAACAACGATCAAGAAGCGAACCGTCTGAGAGAGCGTCTGCGTGGGGAAAGAACATTTCTCTTAAACCTGATGTCTTCACCCGGAGCCGGAAAAACCACGACACTCATGCGTACCATTGAAAGACTAAAAGATGAGATGCGTATCGGCATCATGGAAGCGGATATCGATTCGGCTGTGGATGCAGAAACCATTGCCACTACGGGAGTCAGATGTATTCAGCTCCATACCGGCGGCATGTGTCATCTGGATGCCGGTATGACCGCACAGGGAATCGATGAATTAGGCACGGAAGACCTTGACTTGGTGGTCCTGGAAAATGTCGGTAATTTAGTCTGCCCGGCGGAATTTGATACCGGTGCTTCCAAGAATGCGATGATTTTAAGCGTACCGGAGGGCGATGATAAACCATTAAAGTATCCGTTAATGTTTGAGGTGGCCGATGTCCTGATTATCAATAAAATGGATGTTCTTCCTTACTTTAACTTCAATCTGGAAGCCGTTTATCAAAGGGCTAAGAAATTAAACCCGGCGATTGATATCTTTGAAGTATCGGCCATCACCGGGGAAGGATTTGATGTATGGGCGGATTGGCTGCGGCGAAATGTGGCTGAGTGGAACCAATGA
- a CDS encoding hydrogenase maturation nickel metallochaperone HypA, with translation MHEMAITESVVEIVLKHADVAGAKKVVQVRLKIGEIRDIIHDMMEKCFRYIARGTIADEAQLEIIKVPLVVRCTACGQANREYISNYANMTCHHCGSHELELVSGNEFFIEDIKIL, from the coding sequence ATGCATGAAATGGCAATAACTGAAAGTGTTGTGGAGATTGTGCTGAAGCACGCCGACGTGGCCGGGGCCAAAAAAGTCGTGCAGGTCAGACTGAAAATCGGGGAAATCCGAGATATCATCCACGATATGATGGAAAAGTGTTTCCGATACATTGCCAGGGGGACGATTGCCGATGAGGCTCAATTGGAAATCATAAAGGTTCCTCTTGTTGTTCGTTGCACTGCGTGTGGACAGGCGAATCGGGAATATATCAGCAATTATGCCAATATGACGTGTCATCATTGCGGTTCTCACGAGCTTGAACTGGTAAGCGGAAACGAATTTTTCATCGAAGATATTAAGATTCTTTAG
- a CDS encoding 4Fe-4S binding protein has translation MLKVENLTPTEIEENYVTLRDRMNALSFGYCPTESGIEFVLLKRFFTPEDVAYWLEMETDTYFTAQRYAEITGLPLEKASSVLEDMSHRGLLYRVRRGGRAEYYVVPVAHGVYEFNLNHLDEKEWTMGLAGHFGQGMLQQVYDVNIPFYRSVPINMDVVKGSEVYPYDDIVKQVKQYSVFGVSNCTCRHLNKTVGAPDMGFDMETCITCGEMAEFYLENGIAREITVDDVLAILKRSTEKGMVIQCVYSKNSEIICSCHVDGCGILQAAKVFGGSATKKISNYTLEQNRDACISCGKCVVRCPMHAITMDAENKPVTDSSCVSCGQCVSVCPVQAKVLVKKESVEIIPDSIFDTYISMQEYRKSEGNLSKK, from the coding sequence ATGCTGAAAGTTGAAAACCTCACGCCAACGGAAATTGAAGAGAACTATGTGACCCTGCGCGACAGGATGAACGCATTAAGCTTCGGCTATTGTCCGACGGAATCCGGTATTGAATTTGTTTTGCTTAAACGCTTTTTCACCCCGGAGGACGTTGCCTACTGGCTGGAGATGGAGACGGATACGTACTTCACCGCTCAGCGGTACGCAGAAATAACCGGTTTACCTCTTGAGAAGGCGTCTTCAGTTCTGGAAGATATGTCCCATCGGGGACTGCTCTATAGAGTGCGCCGAGGCGGAAGAGCGGAGTACTATGTTGTTCCGGTAGCTCACGGTGTCTATGAGTTCAATCTTAACCACCTGGACGAGAAAGAATGGACGATGGGGCTTGCCGGTCATTTTGGACAGGGGATGCTTCAGCAGGTATACGATGTCAACATTCCGTTCTACCGTTCCGTTCCGATCAATATGGACGTGGTCAAGGGCAGCGAGGTCTATCCTTACGATGATATTGTGAAGCAAGTCAAACAGTATAGCGTTTTTGGTGTCTCTAACTGTACCTGCCGCCATCTCAATAAGACGGTTGGTGCGCCGGATATGGGATTTGATATGGAGACCTGCATCACCTGTGGTGAAATGGCGGAGTTTTATCTCGAAAATGGTATCGCACGGGAAATTACCGTAGACGACGTGTTGGCTATTCTGAAGCGAAGTACTGAAAAAGGCATGGTTATACAGTGTGTCTATTCCAAGAACAGCGAGATAATTTGCTCCTGTCATGTTGACGGCTGCGGTATTCTTCAGGCAGCCAAAGTTTTCGGCGGCAGTGCTACCAAAAAAATCAGCAACTACACCCTGGAGCAGAATCGAGACGCTTGCATAAGCTGCGGCAAGTGTGTGGTTCGGTGTCCGATGCACGCCATAACGATGGATGCTGAAAACAAACCTGTCACTGACTCAAGCTGTGTCAGTTGCGGTCAATGCGTTTCTGTCTGTCCGGTGCAGGCCAAAGTGCTGGTCAAGAAAGAATCAGTCGAAATAATACCGGATTCGATTTTTGATACCTACATTTCAATGCAGGAATATCGTAAGTCCGAAGGTAACCTTTCCAAAAAATAA
- a CDS encoding TetR/AcrR family transcriptional regulator C-terminal domain-containing protein, whose protein sequence is MSVGKATKDLYKNTLLSLAKARPLSKITLKDILDCSQTAKQTFYNHFADKYALINYVMYDFVEAIEATHAMRCYQGILSVLSFTKENSYFFTAIVKNDHPSNFPEFFYRWCINYYVAALHKEYGLKVISPDIKIAIDFYCHGAVGIYIDWIQSGMGEAKELIAKAIVTCRPKALDFYFPIENSRGGSC, encoded by the coding sequence ATGTCTGTGGGTAAAGCGACCAAAGACTTGTATAAAAACACATTGCTCTCTTTGGCAAAAGCACGTCCTCTCAGTAAAATTACGCTAAAAGACATACTTGACTGCTCGCAAACAGCAAAGCAGACGTTTTACAACCATTTTGCCGACAAGTACGCTCTGATCAACTATGTTATGTATGATTTTGTCGAGGCAATCGAAGCAACTCATGCGATGCGTTGCTATCAGGGTATTCTCTCCGTTCTCAGTTTCACCAAGGAAAATAGTTATTTTTTTACGGCAATAGTTAAAAATGACCACCCATCAAATTTTCCGGAATTTTTCTATCGTTGGTGCATCAATTATTATGTAGCCGCTTTGCATAAGGAGTATGGACTCAAGGTTATCTCTCCGGACATAAAAATCGCCATCGACTTTTACTGTCACGGCGCTGTCGGCATTTATATTGATTGGATACAAAGCGGTATGGGGGAAGCAAAGGAGTTAATCGCCAAGGCTATCGTAACCTGCCGTCCCAAAGCCCTGGATTTTTACTTTCCTATTGAAAACTCACGCGGCGGTTCTTGCTGA